In Pseudophryne corroboree isolate aPseCor3 chromosome 7, aPseCor3.hap2, whole genome shotgun sequence, a single window of DNA contains:
- the LOC134944323 gene encoding olfactory receptor 5V1-like, producing the protein MQNNTSVDFFYIKAFFSDQEDNPFITSVFFFIYLIGLLANSAIIIAICSNPHLHSALYLFLCNLSFVDICYTTVTVPNLLAMLISSNNKIYFPQCFTQMFFLLFVASNEDMLLTAMAYDRFVAICKPLHYHHILCRENCILLMTGILVASCLNALLFISSALNMSFCYSNTIHKFFCDPKALAEISCRGTELFYIVVVLEICILGFGPFLCSVMSYAKIISIILRMKTNDGRRKAFSTCSSHLIVITMYYGTAASVYIKPPSNHTDVLDLVFTVLFATVTPVLNPLIYSLQNKDIKSAIKRLFRVI; encoded by the coding sequence atgcaGAATAATACCTCTGTGGACTTTTTCTACATTAAGGCATTTTTCAGTGATCAAGAAGATAATCCATTCATTACCAGTGTATTTTTCTTCATATACCTTATTGGACTTCTGGCGAATTCTGCTATTATCATAGCAATATGTTCAAATCCTCACTTACACTCTGCTTTGTATCTATTTCTCTGTAATTTGTCTTTtgtagatatctgttatacaacaGTCACTGTCCCTAACCTGCTGGCAATGTTAATATCCAGTAATAACAAAATCTACTTTCCACAATGCTTTACTCAGatgtttttccttttatttgtgGCCAGCAATGAGGATATGCTATTGACTGCTATGGCATATGACCGATTTGTTGCTATTTGTAAACCCTTACACTACCACCATATTTTGTGTAGGGAAAACTGTATTCTACTCATGACTGGAATATTGGTGGCATCATGTTTGAATGCATTATTATTTATATCATCAGCTTTAAACATGTCCTTCTGTTATTCTAATACAATTCACAAATTCTTCTGTGATCCAAAAGCTCTTGCAGAGATCTCCTGCAGAGGTACAGAGCTATTTTATATAGTGGTGGTTTTAGAAATTTGTATTCTAGGGTTTGGTCCATTTCTGTGTAGTGTGATGTCTTATGCAAAAATTATCTCTATTATCTTGCGCATGAAAACGAATGATGGAAGAAGAaaagccttctcaacctgctcatcccacctcattGTCATCACCATGTACTATGGAACAGCTGCATCAGTGTACATAAAGCCTCCATCGAACCACACTGATGTGTTAGACCTGGTTTTTACAGTACTGTTTGCCACTGTGACCCCCGTTCTAAACCCCTTGATATACAGTCTACAAAATAAAGACATAAAAAGTGCAATAAAGAGGTTATTTAGGGTTATTTGA